TGTTGATTTGTCCGGTGTCAAAATATGTGTATGTGGTGCTTAATACAGAGTTGTTTGTGTTGAGCCATTGAGAAACCGACGTTGCATTCCCTCTCAACCCAGGCGCGCTCGCCAGACCAGTTTTCGCACCTGAAGCCGCGACAGTTCCCTTGTCATAGAGATAAGTAGTCTGCTTGACCTGATTGCCGGAACCATCGGACATGGTCACACTATCGGGCTCATCTAAAATGTGGGTCCCCGAAGAGAAAAAGTTATGATACGCAATCTTGGTCTGCCGCATAAGCGGACCAATCGCTGCGGTATTCAGACCATTGCTGAGGGTCACATTCCCGAGCCCTGCGCAGGCAGGATCTGCTGGCTTTGCACCTGCACTCTGGAAGTTGTATTCGTAAACAGCCGCTATATTATCGAATTGATCCGGGCAGCGGAGAGTTGTCATGCCCTGGCCGTTGTTCAGAATCGTTTGCTCCCCAATCATCACGTATGGATCAAGCCAGCTTTTGTTGACCGTCTTCAGAGGGTGGTTGCTCCCATCCAAGTACGATATGCTGCTTTCCACCGGAAGCCCATCTCCGAAGCTACCGTCGCCATTGTTGACGTAAGAATAATTCGTTACACCAGAAAGTGCCCACTGACTTCGTACCAGTTCATAGGTCGAAACAGTAGTATTTTTTGCAGTCCAGGTTGGCGTGAAGCCATTAAGTATTTGCCATGTGGTGGAGTAGGACGAAAAATTCTGGTGCAAGCTCTCAGAAGATCCATCGTAGCTGACATATCGATCGGTGATCGCTGCGCTATCAAAAATAGCGGAGCAACTCCCAGAAGGTTGCCCGGTCCACGTTTGTAAGGTGGCATTTGAGGATGAGTTGGTGCCCCATACATAACGAACGTATCCCCCATCTGGATAGGTTATCTTGCTGAGTAGTCCCCAGGTGCCCCCATAAGTGAAGCTATATTTTTGCCCATTGGGCAGGTCTATCTCACTTACGACTTGCGTCGGCAAGCTCGCAGCTCCAGCCAGGAACCCGCAGCTGGATCCATAGGTAGACTCTATTGTTTGCGGAAGCGTTACGTTGGTAGTGGTCCACTTCACACTCACATTGTTTGTCAATCCTGAAATCGTAATCTGATCGCCAGCGGTGTTCCCGAGTCCACTCCAAGAGACAGCGGTTCGACCAGCCGTATCCTTATAGCTCCCGGATGCAAGGATACTTCCAGAAAGATAAACGCTAGTTCCGTTAAGCGAAATCTGATTGCCGTTCCGGTCGGTGATCGTTTGGGCTAATGCGCCAAACGGCGTTATCCCTCCCGCGACAACCGTCGGACTGGTATTGATCCCGGGCCCCGTAGGAAACTGATAAACCGTGCCGGATCGATCTGTCACAGCTAACGGAGGCTGGACGCCTACGGTCCCCGCCGGAGGCGTTCCTAAGCTTACACTTGTGCCATACGCTCCGGCGCCTCCCGAAGGATAGGTAGTCTGTGGACATGCACCTGGAGTAGGGTTGTCGACCCAAGGCCAATTGTTCTGTACGCCGAGGGGCAGAAGGCGTCCGTCAAAGTCGAGAAAAGTGTAGTTCTCCGTGCTCCAGCAATAGTTGGTACCTGAAGGAGAAGGAGAAACACTAGACACATATGCTTGGGCTTGATAGATCGGAAGCGCATAGGACCAGCCATTCAAATCGAAGGAGGTCGGCATTTTGTTGACTGTTGGAGTAGTCCATTTGAAATATTGACTAACTTGATTATTAGTGACGTAGAACGGCGCCGAAGAATTGAAGCGAATCGAGAACGGAAGCGAGAGCTGGCGACCGGGAGCCGGAGTAATTGGGAGATTGAAAGAAACTGAGCCGTCCGCAGGGTTGACAGTCTCGGCGCCGATCCCAATATAGTTGTGTCCCGCTTCTGGGATTGGCTCTTTTTGTGCCGTGACTGGATCGATCACTTGGCCCCGCGAAGAGGCGACAAGAAGAAAATAGGCCAAGATGCCCATCCACGCATGGGAATACCTGATGTATGCCGTAACTGTGGGTAGAGGCTCGTCCGCCACGCAGGAGGCGGGGCAAGGTTTCTGAAACAGGGAACGATTAAGGCGCTCATGAGCGCTGGGCAAAGGCCAAGGCATAGACCATCTCCAAATTCGGCAAGAACGTTCACAGACGCGACACAGACTTGGAATTGCTTGCTGAGAGAAAGGGAGTAGCCAGGCTCTGCAAAGGTTACGAGGAAAACTCAAGGCTTGTTGTGGAGGGAACAATATTGAATTATCGAAATGCCGTCAACAACTATTTAGAATCGTCGCGGATCTCCGGCGCGTGGGGCCGGAACCAACCGCGCACCTTCACTTAAGAAATAAGATGGCTGCGGATTGCTTGTTTGAAAACCTGGACTTGGCGCACGTGAACCTGGAAAGAATTAGGATCAGCATGGTCCCAATCTCAAAATCGGATCGTTCCTGAGTTGAGGAACCCATTATTTAACAACACCGGCGGCGGTTACGCCAAGGGTATATAGGGCAGCATCTGGACTGTGGCTTTCAACTTTAAGTGGCGCTGGGTGTCAGAGTTATTTGGGCTCTGGCTCACTTTTGGTGAGGAGGGTGGGTGCGGTCGCGAATGCGTTGGCAGACGCGGAAGTCAGGCCGAGTGAAGGACGCGCAGCCTGAGCAGGTCGAAGCTGGCGCGGCCATACATCTGCCGCTTGATCAACTTCAGACGGTGGATCTGCCCTTCCACCATCCCATTGCTCCAGGGCAACTGCAGCGCTGCGGCGACAGCATCCTTGTCCCGCCGGAGGTGGCGCGCAAAGGGTGCATACGGGGAGCTTTCCGCAGCCTAGAGCCAAGTCGGCCACGCTGCAGCATTCCGTTTGCGGATGATCTCGAACAGACCTCTAGCAACGTGTGCGAGCGAAGCAATCTCCGGAGAGGCACGGTAGAGCGCTTTCAAATAGCGATTCCCTATCGGGTTTGCTTTCAGCATCAGCCATGCGATGCGTTGATGCCCGATAAGAATCGATCTCTTCGCAAGCGGATTTGTCTTTGCTTTTTTGAGAGATCCGAAGCGTTGCCGCAACCACGCACGAACCGTTGAGGAGTGACCTTCGAAGCCTCGTTCTCTGAGTTCTTGCCAAAGCAGCATAATATTCCGGCAGCCTTCTCCGTAACGCTTCTCAAGATGTGGACCATACGCATCAAGGATGCTAGGGAACACGCGATTCTTTCGCGATGGGAAGATGCCACAGGCAAGCCAGCGCTGTACCGTGCGCAAACCCACACCCAGCTGTCGTGAAGCTTCGGACCGGTTAGTGCCGGCGTCGAGCAGGCGTATGAGCTCTTGATAGATCGCGAGGCGGTGCTCGCGCTTCTGCAGTGTTCGTCGCGAGGCTAATGTAGGGGGCTCCAAGTTCTTCCGCAAGAGGCGGAGCCGCAGATTTTGCGAATCATTTGCTTGCACACCTCATTCATCGAGTGGCGATGACGCTCGAGAGACCTCACCAGAGTCTCGAGCAGATTGTTCAAGAGATGCCAACGATCAGCGACCTGCAATGCTTTAGGCGCGCCCTTCGCGATGGCATCTGCAAATGAACTTGCCCGGTCCCGGCTGACCACTTGCACACTCGGATGCTGGCGCAGCCATGCTGCTACCGTCTCCGTACTACGGTTCGGTAGCAGATCGATGACTCGACGCTGGTCCAGATCACAAAGGATGGTTCCATATCGGTGGCCCTTCTTCCATGCCCACTCATCGATCCCAAGGACTCGCGGTGCAGAGAATGCAGATGGCAGCGATCGCTTGCGAAGCGCCCGGAGCATTGTCGATCCGCTCACCAGCAAGCCCAGTTTGCGGGCCCGCCGGGCGCCAGCTCGCCCGCCGGACGCCAGCGTTACCGAGCTGAGAGCTTCACTTGAGCGGCAGCTTCGCCGCGCATAGCGTGCCACCGTTCCTGGCAGCTGTTCTGTGAGGATGCGGCGCGAACATCGCTCTTCCACGCAGAAGAACTTGCGGGCCAGGAGCAGGATGCTTACAGGAATGCCCTCCCAGGGCAGGTCTGCGATCGTGCGCCAATATCGACTGTGCACTCGGGATGAAAGACGCCCGCAGCTTGGGCATTGGGACGAAGAGCGAGTTGCACTGAGCTCTATCTGGACGGCTCCGGCCTTCTGACGAAGGCACATCAGCTTCACCTCCGCACTGTCTGGGATCAGAGTTCCTCGGTTAATCCCTAAGGTCTACACCCGCCCGCTTAGCCCACTTCACCAAATGTGAGCCAGAACCCAAATAATTCTGAAACCAATAGATATAGGAGCTTGAAGAACAACATTCTCAAACAGCTTCGACTTGTAGGCGCTGATGGCTCCCACTAGACACTCACCTTGATATTGGTTCCGTCCTCTGCCAAGTTTGCGATGGGACACTTCGATGAGAATCCTGTCTTCAGCATGGGTAGGTTCCAGAGAGGAGAGGCCGGATACTCTTCGGGGTTTTGGGTGAGGTGGGTGACTGCGAGCACACACGAAGCCAGGAGAGGTGTCATGGAGTGTCGCTCGGAGTGAGCGTGGTCATGACCACCCGCCATTACCCATTCCGCTTCGTTCATACGTCCGCAGCGCGTTCTCTGCGCCCAGGACTCGCCGTTCTCCGTACCGTGCAGGTCGCACCATCCGCCGGCAATCTTGGAAATGGACCTTGTGAATCAAGCAAATACGGTCACTCTGGACTTTCACTCAATGCTAACGCTCAGATAAGCGGCTTAGCGTACATAAATTTCCCTTTCTTGAGGTGCTCCCAATAGCTCCGGGACAAGGTCCGGGGCGTAGTACGGGTCGGAATCGTGCGCCAGAACGACTATCCCAAAGACGTTTGGATATTTGTCCGGGTTGAAATCCAGCTCCCCGTAAAAGTCATTTTGAAGTTTGGGGATTCTCTTTTCACGTAAGAGGGTATGCGACTTCTTCAACTGGTTCACGGCCTTCGCAAGACGGTCTCTCACCCAATTGTCTCGAGCTGCGGAACCTATTTGAGCTTTTACTTCGATCAGGAACATGACGTCTCCGAAAAGGACGATCCCATCGACCAACTGGTCGCCTTTTTTCTTGCCTTTGGCATTCCGATAAACGAAGTCTCTGAAAAACGACTTCTCCGCTACCCATTGCGCTACCTGCTCCTCATAGAGACCGGGCTCTCCGCCAGGTTCAGGGAGTTTGCTCATCGCAAACCGGATTGCGGCGAGTTCTTGCGGAGTTAGCATCCGAGTGGTCTCCTGCTACTTGTCTTGATCGGCGTAAAAGACCTCCGCCTGGATAAAAACTTCGTTGACAGTCGCATAGTCATACTGGACCGTGAATCTCCTCCTTGGACCGGGACATTACCAAACTTCTGCTAATCCACGGTGGGCGTATTGACTCGATTAGCGATTTCACTACGTTCCCGATCGAGTTCTGCCCTCAACTCCTCCTCCGAAGGAAGAACGAGCTTGTACCTACTGGCGAATATCTGCTCGTTCTCGTTGAGAACTGAGTAGCGCACGACCGAGGCATCCTTATCAGCACAGAGAATGATTCCGACCGTGGGATTGTCGTCCTGCGCTCGTTTGAGGTCGTCCATCATGCGGACGTACATATCCATCTGCCCTATGTCCTGATGGGTCAGCTCGCCCGATTTGAGATCAAACAGGACGAAGCACTTGAGCAGATAGTTGTAAAAGACCAGATCAATGTAGAAGTCTTTGGATTCCGAACTGATTCGGTACTGTCGCGCCACAAAAGCGAACCCTCTCCCAAGTTCCAGCAGGAATTCCTGCAGATTGTCCAACAAGGCTCTTTCGAGATCCGCTTCTAATAACCTGCCAACTCCGGGAAGACCTAAAAACTCCAGCATGACCGGATCTCGAACGAAATCCCGTGGGGTTTGGGAGGGTGCCAAGTTGCCTCTGGCTTCGCTCTCGACTGCAGGTCGGTCCGACGTTGCCAGAAGCCGTTCGTAATAAAGGGTGCTGATTTGGCGCTCAAGCGAGCGCGTCGTCCAGCCCTGGCCCGCGGCTTCGTTCATATACCATTGCCGAGCGGAATCGCTTTCTACCCTCAGAAGCGTGCGGTAATGGGTCCAGCTCAATTCAGGACGCAGCGCGTCGCGAATTGGAAAGGCCTGATAAAAGACCCGCATGTGTCTCAAATTGGAGGCGTCGAAGCCCCTCCCGAACTCTGCGGCAAGCGACGAAGCCAATGTCTGCAGCAGCCGGGCTCCATATTCCGCCCGTGCCGAGCCGCCCTGTTCGAACTCGACGATATGTCGGCCTATCTCCCAGCAGGTCTGTACCTGGACGGCATCGACAGCCCGTAGTGCCCTCTGACGAGCGTTTTGGATCAGGTCGCGAAGACTGTGAAGAAGCTGGGACGCCCCTTCGTCGGCTTCGACCG
This Tunturibacter gelidoferens DNA region includes the following protein-coding sequences:
- a CDS encoding ISL3 family transposase, producing MCLRQKAGAVQIELSATRSSSQCPSCGRLSSRVHSRYWRTIADLPWEGIPVSILLLARKFFCVEERCSRRILTEQLPGTVARYARRSCRSSEALSSVTLASGGRAGARRARKLGLLVSGSTMLRALRKRSLPSAFSAPRVLGIDEWAWKKGHRYGTILCDLDQRRVIDLLPNRSTETVAAWLRQHPSVQVVSRDRASSFADAIAKGAPKALQVADRWHLLNNLLETLVRSLERHRHSMNEVCKQMIRKICGSASCGRTWSPLH
- a CDS encoding PDDEXK nuclease domain-containing protein, translated to MTKDLRKAVEADEGASQLLHSLRDLIQNARQRALRAVDAVQVQTCWEIGRHIVEFEQGGSARAEYGARLLQTLASSLAAEFGRGFDASNLRHMRVFYQAFPIRDALRPELSWTHYRTLLRVESDSARQWYMNEAAGQGWTTRSLERQISTLYYERLLATSDRPAVESEARGNLAPSQTPRDFVRDPVMLEFLGLPGVGRLLEADLERALLDNLQEFLLELGRGFAFVARQYRISSESKDFYIDLVFYNYLLKCFVLFDLKSGELTHQDIGQMDMYVRMMDDLKRAQDDNPTVGIILCADKDASVVRYSVLNENEQIFASRYKLVLPSEEELRAELDRERSEIANRVNTPTVD